In the Candidatus Brocadiia bacterium genome, one interval contains:
- a CDS encoding LamG-like jellyroll fold domain-containing protein yields MENRSNAKQRPHPNNKGIVFVIVLAALTGLVLLGLMSMMLTRMERVSAVNFAELTAARILARSGMETAIAYLPQYDLPDKGISPAVYGIEFTDKNNNGRYDPDKDEVISTHPSEALEHTRFPSFKGYGIRPGEKSEIIVKRGIRTETIGLSGSIPSSNAGCLSIYSLRVRDCAGMIYVNGPGVSTDNWALAPNAVRMLNNLGKQFTAPNLGDIISNTRTRQKHNFTGREEIKTALEQNGLKESDYKLIKDYITCFAWVDQQTLLPGALAPINQDGDYKNINRKWSGLKIPGQLYGFNKFQPSGLWLALSPDHILACCPDDYSITNKGFSGYSSKPTPTNQPYAPPYRGRTALIQPRAPININTAPTCVLTAVLEGVSGYYLDRSQKTATSPGNYIRNDKSTISAETAVQLAQSIVNRRNKRVFSSHADFDSFINGLGYLGPEQRMALKTNANPNSRLAKFNPDRTFGLRFGDTDKSDLGSWSSNAGPDADCGWSTEFCFSSMGYYEVESLGQLLAPPDEFNARRVTARSKVTSVLKLYNILRHTTQKDFEKYATVKTGLAIYPESLDNLKSDKSWNNIKKECLDKPESECSHQLCYDGYVSLKPQDIPEAGASCGPTGLANCLLRADFTDTLKAVSRDGDGANYGTADENRSLIDPNDQSELFTDGLFCHETRRAGFKKGQSTYGDTTGTEDEYLAYKADNNFPLKGSLEFWFKPAWDSNDITSDNPADTRALLTVGNGEDLNILGDGIDDRLILVARNQSKRTFLAGHYGTCQQGWYGMRDAQRRHHFPYLMSPSLHSSWAQYGITRSDINWSAGQWHHIAASWNSSSLRLFTDGVEALGSPLINHRDAFPQGILNNWYIYPGNNRFEDKLCNGYPLNADGTIDSFRIYDQEITGPFFPPDRYEDTAGTEFTGRFEPMDFQALKKPGRLGSITWQWMQPTNGSGDIKFEVTANNTTIKVTGQGQDLNLDLTKNDTVTYKARFIAAIPNTQGFIDESPILDEVTIILLCKPEFLSYGTD; encoded by the coding sequence ATGGAAAACCGTTCCAACGCCAAGCAGCGCCCTCACCCTAATAACAAAGGCATTGTCTTCGTAATCGTATTAGCCGCGCTGACCGGATTGGTGCTGCTGGGCTTGATGTCTATGATGCTCACCCGGATGGAGCGTGTCAGCGCGGTAAACTTCGCTGAGTTGACCGCGGCCCGGATATTGGCCCGTTCGGGCATGGAAACCGCCATCGCTTACCTGCCCCAATACGACCTGCCGGACAAAGGCATATCCCCAGCCGTATACGGCATCGAATTCACGGACAAGAACAACAACGGCCGCTATGACCCGGACAAAGACGAAGTAATCTCGACACACCCGTCCGAAGCGCTGGAGCACACCCGGTTCCCGTCGTTCAAAGGCTACGGCATCCGGCCCGGCGAAAAATCTGAAATCATAGTCAAGCGCGGCATCCGAACCGAGACCATCGGCCTGAGCGGCTCGATACCGTCATCCAACGCCGGCTGCCTGAGCATATATTCACTGCGCGTCAGGGATTGCGCCGGGATGATTTATGTCAACGGCCCGGGCGTGTCGACCGACAACTGGGCGCTAGCGCCCAACGCGGTCCGGATGCTCAACAACCTGGGCAAGCAATTCACCGCCCCGAACCTGGGCGATATCATCAGTAATACCCGGACCAGGCAGAAACATAACTTCACCGGACGCGAAGAAATCAAAACCGCCCTGGAACAAAACGGGCTCAAGGAATCTGATTACAAACTCATCAAGGACTATATCACCTGCTTCGCCTGGGTAGACCAGCAGACGCTCCTGCCCGGCGCACTGGCGCCCATCAACCAGGACGGCGATTACAAAAACATAAACCGTAAATGGTCCGGCCTGAAAATACCGGGCCAGTTATACGGATTTAATAAATTCCAGCCATCAGGCCTGTGGCTGGCGCTTTCGCCCGATCATATCCTGGCCTGCTGCCCAGACGACTACTCCATCACCAACAAGGGCTTCAGCGGATACAGTTCAAAGCCGACCCCGACCAACCAGCCCTACGCCCCGCCTTACCGGGGGCGAACCGCGCTGATTCAACCCCGGGCGCCAATCAACATCAACACCGCTCCGACCTGCGTGCTGACCGCCGTGCTCGAGGGCGTTTCCGGTTATTACCTGGACCGGTCACAGAAAACCGCCACATCGCCGGGTAATTACATCAGAAACGATAAATCAACCATATCGGCCGAGACGGCCGTCCAACTGGCCCAATCAATAGTCAACCGCCGCAATAAACGGGTGTTCTCATCTCACGCAGATTTTGATTCCTTCATAAACGGCCTGGGTTATCTCGGCCCCGAGCAAAGGATGGCGCTCAAGACCAACGCCAACCCCAACTCGCGGCTGGCTAAATTCAATCCGGATCGAACCTTCGGCCTGCGTTTCGGCGATACGGACAAAAGCGATTTGGGCAGTTGGTCGTCCAACGCCGGGCCTGATGCGGACTGCGGCTGGAGCACGGAGTTCTGTTTCTCGTCGATGGGATATTACGAGGTCGAATCGCTCGGCCAGCTGCTGGCCCCGCCGGACGAGTTCAATGCCCGCCGGGTAACCGCCCGGAGCAAAGTTACGTCCGTGCTTAAGCTCTATAATATCCTGCGCCATACCACCCAGAAAGATTTCGAAAAGTATGCCACGGTAAAAACCGGGCTGGCCATATATCCTGAATCACTGGACAACCTGAAAAGCGACAAGTCCTGGAATAACATAAAGAAAGAATGCCTGGACAAACCGGAATCCGAATGCTCGCACCAGCTCTGCTACGACGGCTACGTCTCGCTTAAGCCCCAGGATATTCCCGAAGCCGGTGCGTCCTGCGGACCGACCGGACTGGCCAACTGCCTGCTCAGAGCGGATTTCACGGACACACTTAAGGCCGTTTCGCGCGACGGCGACGGCGCCAACTACGGCACGGCTGACGAGAACCGCTCGCTGATCGACCCTAATGACCAATCAGAACTCTTTACGGACGGCCTATTCTGCCACGAAACCCGGCGGGCCGGATTCAAAAAAGGCCAGTCCACCTACGGCGATACTACCGGCACTGAGGACGAATACCTGGCCTACAAGGCGGACAATAACTTTCCGCTCAAGGGCTCGCTGGAATTCTGGTTCAAGCCGGCCTGGGATTCAAATGACATCACCAGCGATAACCCGGCCGATACCCGGGCGCTCCTAACCGTGGGCAACGGCGAAGATTTGAATATTCTGGGCGACGGCATCGACGACCGGCTGATATTGGTGGCCCGGAACCAGAGCAAACGTACGTTCCTGGCCGGCCATTACGGCACCTGCCAGCAGGGCTGGTACGGCATGCGGGACGCCCAACGCCGGCACCATTTCCCCTACCTGATGTCACCGTCTCTGCACAGTTCCTGGGCCCAATACGGCATCACCCGGTCAGACATAAACTGGTCGGCCGGCCAATGGCACCACATCGCCGCATCCTGGAACAGCTCGTCACTGCGCCTGTTCACGGACGGAGTCGAAGCCCTGGGCAGTCCGCTGATCAACCACCGCGATGCCTTCCCGCAGGGAATACTCAATAACTGGTATATCTACCCGGGCAACAACCGGTTCGAGGACAAACTCTGCAACGGTTATCCGCTCAACGCCGACGGCACTATTGACAGCTTCAGGATATACGACCAGGAGATAACCGGGCCGTTCTTTCCGCCGGACAGATACGAAGATACCGCCGGCACGGAGTTCACCGGCAGATTCGAACCGATGGATTTCCAGGCCTTAAAAAAACCCGGACGGCTGGGCAGCATCACCTGGCAGTGGATGCAACCGACCAACGGCTCGGGCGATATCAAATTCGAGGTCACGGCCAACAACACCACCATAAAAGTCACCGGCCAGGGACAGGACCTCAACCTGGACCTGACCAAAAACGATACCGTAACCTACAAAGCCCGGTTCATCGCGGCTATCCCCAACACCCAGGGTTTCATCGACGAATCACCCATACTGGACGAAGTAACCATAATATTATTGTGCAAACCGGAGTTTCTGTCTTATGGAACGGATTGA
- a CDS encoding DUF2950 family protein produces MNTKLIFAIVIILIAAFIGVMVVPNLKFGATSANEAKAVAMLHMLAYQNQAWKNKEMDGNGAKDFWTMDVSCLYRIVRRDGKERANLISRQLALADGAPYSRDNPMPLVLNRDANDLDDWGSTPELAREFTTTPYAGYFFRAMLTDETGLPYNQNPVGKNKVKACNTDKFAFVAYPAKYPDTGVNTYIVNERNLVYGADRGSSEVILQWPAEPPTAISSIKWSSVD; encoded by the coding sequence ATGAATACCAAGCTGATATTCGCCATCGTGATAATCCTGATAGCCGCGTTTATCGGGGTGATGGTCGTGCCCAACCTTAAGTTCGGCGCCACCAGCGCCAACGAGGCCAAGGCCGTCGCCATGCTCCATATGCTGGCTTACCAGAACCAGGCCTGGAAGAACAAGGAGATGGACGGCAACGGCGCCAAGGATTTCTGGACCATGGACGTGTCCTGTCTCTACCGGATAGTCCGGCGCGACGGCAAGGAGCGGGCCAACCTGATAAGCCGGCAGCTGGCCCTGGCCGACGGCGCGCCTTACAGCCGGGACAACCCCATGCCGCTGGTCCTGAACCGCGACGCCAACGACCTGGACGATTGGGGCTCGACCCCGGAACTGGCCCGTGAATTTACGACCACGCCCTACGCCGGATATTTCTTCCGGGCCATGTTGACCGACGAGACCGGCCTGCCATATAACCAGAACCCGGTGGGCAAGAACAAGGTCAAGGCCTGCAATACCGACAAATTCGCCTTTGTGGCATATCCGGCCAAATATCCTGATACCGGAGTCAATACATACATCGTCAACGAAAGGAACCTTGTCTACGGCGCAGACCGGGGGAGCAGTGAGGTAATCCTGCAATGGCCGGCCGAGCCGCCGACGGCCATAAGCAGTATAAAATGGTCTTCGGTGGATTAG
- a CDS encoding ATP-dependent 6-phosphofructokinase — protein sequence MIKRVAIITPGGDAPGINACIRAVVRKGIHSGFDMFGIYRGYQGLINGEIVRLNRRSVSGIINRGGTILKSSRSQEIKTAPGLQKAVASLKAHLIDRLVVIGGDGSFAAGLKIARQGVPVIGIPATIDNDVFGNDETIGFDTAVNTAVEAIDKIRDTSTSMDRVFIVEVMGRDHGFLALAVGVASGAEMIIIPEKKYNINRICAELISHKAGRKTSEIIVFAEGAGNTAQAAQKIEKAVGVPVRVTVLGYIQRGGTPSARSRILGAMFGAYAVSLIKQGLENRVVVLKDNSLSHIAIQKVISGQRHIDDKLHDLARTLAM from the coding sequence ATGATAAAAAGAGTGGCTATAATCACGCCGGGCGGTGATGCGCCGGGCATCAACGCCTGTATCAGGGCGGTGGTCCGCAAAGGAATTCATTCTGGATTCGATATGTTCGGGATTTACCGGGGATACCAGGGATTGATTAACGGCGAAATAGTCCGGCTCAACCGGCGTTCGGTCAGCGGCATCATTAACCGCGGCGGGACAATCCTCAAGAGTTCACGGTCACAGGAAATCAAGACCGCGCCCGGACTGCAAAAGGCGGTGGCTTCCCTGAAGGCACACCTGATAGACCGCCTGGTCGTCATCGGCGGGGACGGTTCCTTCGCGGCCGGGCTTAAGATCGCCCGGCAGGGCGTTCCAGTCATCGGCATACCGGCCACCATAGACAACGACGTCTTTGGCAACGATGAGACCATTGGTTTCGACACGGCCGTCAATACGGCCGTCGAGGCCATAGACAAAATAAGGGATACCTCGACCAGCATGGACCGTGTTTTCATAGTCGAGGTCATGGGCCGCGACCACGGTTTTCTGGCGCTGGCCGTAGGCGTGGCCAGCGGCGCGGAAATGATAATCATACCCGAAAAGAAATATAACATAAACCGGATTTGCGCCGAATTAATCAGCCATAAGGCAGGCCGGAAGACGTCGGAGATAATCGTCTTTGCCGAAGGCGCCGGCAATACCGCCCAGGCCGCCCAAAAGATAGAAAAGGCCGTCGGCGTGCCGGTCCGGGTCACCGTGCTCGGCTATATCCAGCGGGGCGGTACGCCCTCGGCACGCTCGCGGATACTGGGCGCTATGTTCGGCGCCTATGCCGTCAGCCTTATTAAACAGGGACTCGAAAACCGGGTGGTGGTACTGAAGGATAATTCCCTCAGCCATATCGCCATACAGAAGGTCATTAGCGGACAGAGGCATATAGATGATAAATTACACGACCTGGCCAGGACGCTGGCCATGTAG
- a CDS encoding HEAT repeat domain-containing protein — translation MITIRNIIISAFFIVALSIWLYPEGGTPADPAVINARIKELASTSGQAIDSGAHGLGAIGAPALPYIIEAYKKPLSPSHRHNLVYAALFIRGADEQSNAFLVSYLDDESSRLSSYYSDLRSAANPPRGNVGRFIFNGGNNQPPPVRPPVMSYDMRLAAMERVSRCRYVPGVGPLADSLRADPPANSLYLEYERQVRRKASRLLCRYLESDKPALDAVNVLESLLEDKDKECTRWATYGLGLCRYKNSLVPLCGLVTSTDKALAEYAASALGNIGEKDALNAVKKCLRNTGDAYVKAAAQAAITDIAGESVPFSPTATADGLPLARSFIYPARDYAKDSSRKSFGIIAEPGQTPDTFHKFGNKIHVGDDSAWFQDGATVCAIADGIVRYAADITVETAISRSCYAWGGLVVIEHRAAGKEKGQFRALCSVYGHLSGQLKVKPGQLVQKGQKLGELGLSYGIENGDAEARLHLGLYDGAYQAETGQYPDWLDAYTDQSQGIGKWLDPLKFLSSALR, via the coding sequence ATGATAACCATTCGAAACATTATCATCTCGGCATTTTTTATAGTGGCCCTGTCGATATGGTTATACCCAGAAGGTGGGACGCCGGCCGACCCGGCCGTCATTAACGCTCGTATCAAGGAGCTGGCCAGCACCTCAGGGCAGGCAATTGATTCTGGCGCGCATGGTTTGGGTGCCATCGGCGCGCCGGCGCTGCCTTACATTATAGAAGCCTACAAGAAGCCGCTCAGTCCGTCGCACCGCCATAACCTGGTTTATGCCGCGCTCTTCATCAGGGGCGCCGACGAGCAGTCCAACGCCTTCCTGGTCAGCTACCTGGACGATGAGTCCTCGCGCCTGAGCAGTTACTACAGCGACCTGCGCAGCGCCGCCAACCCGCCTCGGGGCAACGTCGGCCGATTCATCTTTAACGGCGGCAATAACCAACCGCCACCGGTCCGGCCGCCGGTGATGAGCTACGATATGCGCCTGGCCGCCATGGAACGGGTCTCGCGCTGCCGCTATGTGCCGGGAGTGGGCCCGCTGGCCGACTCGCTCCGGGCCGACCCGCCGGCCAATTCGCTATACCTCGAATACGAAAGGCAGGTGCGCCGCAAGGCATCGCGCCTGCTCTGCCGCTATCTGGAATCGGACAAGCCGGCGCTCGATGCCGTCAACGTGCTGGAATCCCTGCTCGAGGACAAGGACAAGGAATGCACCCGCTGGGCCACCTATGGCCTGGGCCTGTGCCGATACAAGAACTCTTTAGTACCGTTGTGCGGTTTGGTTACCAGCACCGACAAGGCGCTGGCTGAATATGCAGCCTCGGCGCTGGGTAATATTGGGGAAAAGGATGCGCTCAACGCCGTCAAGAAATGCCTGCGCAATACCGGCGACGCCTATGTCAAGGCCGCCGCCCAGGCCGCCATAACCGACATCGCCGGTGAGTCCGTGCCTTTCAGCCCGACCGCCACAGCCGACGGACTGCCCCTGGCCCGCTCGTTCATCTACCCGGCCCGCGACTACGCCAAGGACAGTTCGCGCAAGTCGTTCGGAATAATAGCCGAACCCGGCCAGACGCCCGATACCTTTCATAAGTTTGGTAATAAAATACACGTCGGCGACGACTCGGCCTGGTTTCAGGACGGCGCTACTGTCTGTGCTATCGCCGACGGTATCGTCCGCTATGCTGCCGATATCACCGTCGAGACGGCCATCAGCCGTTCCTGCTATGCCTGGGGCGGGTTGGTGGTCATAGAACACCGGGCCGCCGGCAAGGAAAAAGGGCAGTTCCGGGCGCTTTGCTCCGTCTACGGTCATCTGTCCGGCCAACTCAAGGTCAAGCCCGGCCAGCTGGTCCAGAAAGGCCAGAAACTGGGCGAGCTGGGGCTTAGCTATGGGATAGAAAACGGCGACGCCGAGGCGCGCCTGCATTTAGGTCTGTATGATGGCGCCTATCAGGCCGAGACCGGCCAGTATCCGGACTGGCTCGACGCCTATACCGACCAGTCCCAGGGAATAGGTAAATGGCTCGACCCGCTCAAGTTTCTGAGCTCGGCGCTGAGATAA
- a CDS encoding CoB--CoM heterodisulfide reductase iron-sulfur subunit A family protein: MAKIGVFVCHCGENIARTVDVAAVREAAKSMHGVVHAEDYKYMCSSVGQNLIKNAVKDKGLTGVVVACCSPKMHEPTFRNASADAGLNPYLCEIANIREQCSWVHEDKSVATPKAIDLTRLMVEKTSRDAPLKEIKIPIVKKALVIGGGVAGIQAALDIAEGGQQVILVEQSPSIGGRMAGLSETFPTLDCSQCILTPKMVDCARHKNIKLYTYSQIEDVKGYLGNFEVTIRKKARFVKESVCTGCGACYQKCPQKKVPAEFDEYMGNRTAIYVPFPQAVPNTPVIDKNTCLKLLKNRCGLCQKVCPPGAIDYAQQDELVTEKVGAIVVATGYQMLGNDFYGEYGHGKYKDVINGLQFERLASASGPTKGEIKRPSDGQVPETVVFIQCVGSRDPAKGITYCSKICCMYTAKHTMLYKHKVHHGQAYVFYIDIRAGGKGYEEFVLRAIEEDGAIYLRGRVSKILRKGKKLVVRGMDTLSAKQVEIEADMVVLASAMTAPKGIETLYQKLGASYDKYHWLSEAHPKLRPVETTNAGIFLAGACQAPKDIPDSVSQASGAAAKVLALLSKDTLSKEGTVARINEMLCTGCQMCVQACPYKAIEVKEIRDRAGKLIRVVSRVNDGLCQGCGVCVAVCPSKCPDLAGITEEQVYAEIVGLASDISSK; this comes from the coding sequence ATGGCCAAGATAGGCGTTTTCGTATGTCATTGCGGTGAGAACATCGCCCGGACGGTCGATGTGGCGGCTGTGCGCGAGGCGGCCAAGTCCATGCACGGCGTGGTCCACGCCGAGGACTACAAGTATATGTGCTCCTCGGTCGGCCAGAACCTCATTAAGAACGCCGTTAAGGATAAAGGCCTGACCGGCGTGGTGGTTGCCTGCTGTTCGCCCAAGATGCACGAGCCGACATTCCGTAACGCCTCGGCTGATGCCGGGCTTAATCCCTATCTTTGCGAAATTGCCAATATCCGCGAGCAATGCTCCTGGGTTCACGAGGACAAATCCGTGGCTACGCCCAAGGCCATAGACCTGACCCGGCTGATGGTTGAAAAGACATCACGGGACGCGCCACTCAAGGAAATTAAGATACCCATCGTCAAGAAGGCATTAGTCATCGGCGGGGGAGTGGCCGGTATCCAGGCCGCTCTGGACATCGCCGAAGGCGGGCAGCAGGTCATCCTGGTTGAGCAGTCGCCCTCCATCGGCGGGCGCATGGCCGGACTGTCCGAGACCTTCCCGACCCTGGACTGCTCCCAGTGCATCCTGACGCCCAAGATGGTCGACTGCGCCCGGCACAAGAACATCAAGCTATATACTTACAGCCAGATAGAGGATGTTAAGGGATACCTGGGCAACTTTGAGGTGACCATCCGCAAGAAGGCCCGCTTCGTCAAGGAGTCGGTCTGCACCGGCTGTGGCGCTTGTTACCAGAAATGCCCACAGAAAAAGGTGCCGGCCGAGTTCGACGAATATATGGGCAACCGCACCGCCATATACGTGCCGTTCCCCCAGGCCGTGCCCAATACCCCGGTCATAGACAAAAATACCTGCCTGAAACTGCTCAAGAATCGCTGTGGGCTGTGCCAGAAGGTCTGCCCGCCTGGCGCTATTGATTATGCCCAGCAGGACGAGCTGGTCACCGAAAAGGTCGGCGCCATCGTGGTGGCCACCGGCTACCAGATGCTTGGCAATGATTTCTACGGCGAATACGGACACGGCAAATACAAGGATGTCATCAACGGACTGCAGTTCGAGCGCCTGGCCAGCGCCTCCGGCCCGACTAAGGGGGAAATCAAGCGTCCCTCGGACGGACAGGTGCCGGAAACCGTGGTCTTCATCCAGTGCGTCGGCTCGCGCGACCCGGCCAAGGGCATCACCTACTGCTCCAAAATCTGCTGTATGTATACGGCCAAGCATACCATGCTCTACAAGCATAAGGTCCATCACGGCCAGGCCTATGTCTTTTATATTGATATCCGGGCCGGCGGTAAGGGTTATGAAGAGTTTGTTCTTCGGGCCATCGAAGAGGACGGCGCTATTTACCTGCGCGGACGGGTCAGCAAAATCCTGCGCAAGGGCAAGAAGCTGGTCGTTAGAGGCATGGATACCTTGAGCGCCAAGCAGGTAGAAATCGAGGCCGATATGGTCGTGCTGGCTTCGGCCATGACCGCGCCCAAAGGCATCGAGACGCTCTACCAAAAACTGGGCGCTTCCTACGACAAATACCACTGGCTGTCCGAAGCCCATCCCAAGCTCCGGCCGGTCGAGACCACCAATGCCGGCATCTTCCTGGCCGGCGCCTGTCAGGCGCCCAAGGATATCCCGGATTCTGTGTCCCAGGCGTCCGGCGCGGCCGCCAAGGTTCTGGCCTTATTGTCCAAGGATACCCTGTCCAAGGAGGGTACCGTCGCTCGCATCAACGAGATGCTTTGCACCGGCTGCCAGATGTGCGTTCAGGCCTGCCCCTACAAGGCCATAGAGGTCAAGGAAATCAGGGACCGGGCCGGCAAGCTCATCCGGGTCGTCTCGAGAGTTAACGATGGCCTTTGCCAGGGCTGCGGGGTCTGCGTCGCCGTCTGCCCGTCCAAATGCCCCGACCTGGCCGGCATTACCGAAGAGCAGGTCTACGCTGAAATAGTCGGCCTGGCCTCAGATATCTCATCGAAGTAA
- a CDS encoding zinc ribbon domain-containing protein, which yields MRKMWKLYAALVLGAMLFSAGCGKSDNPPVTDNKAEPAKAVTETATAAPAPASAPALAGMEQPTGPVCQSCAMPMARPEDFGTNTDKTPCQDYCNLCYQNGAFMGPDMTCDQMIDLCTGVLCKKMNMPEPQARDMMKNCIPKLKRWQKTVEPKPAEAPK from the coding sequence ATGAGGAAGATGTGGAAACTATATGCGGCGTTGGTCCTGGGAGCGATGTTGTTCTCAGCCGGCTGCGGCAAGAGCGATAATCCGCCCGTAACCGACAATAAGGCCGAACCGGCCAAGGCCGTCACTGAGACCGCTACAGCCGCGCCTGCCCCGGCTTCTGCCCCTGCGCTGGCCGGAATGGAACAGCCCACTGGACCGGTGTGTCAGAGCTGCGCCATGCCTATGGCCAGGCCCGAGGATTTTGGCACCAATACCGACAAGACTCCATGCCAGGATTACTGTAACCTCTGTTACCAGAACGGCGCATTCATGGGGCCGGATATGACCTGTGACCAGATGATAGACCTGTGCACCGGCGTTTTGTGCAAGAAGATGAATATGCCCGAACCCCAGGCTCGGGATATGATGAAAAACTGTATCCCCAAGCTCAAACGTTGGCAGAAAACGGTCGAGCCTAAGCCGGCTGAAGCACCGAAATAA
- a CDS encoding CoB--CoM heterodisulfide reductase iron-sulfur subunit B family protein: MKLGYYPGCALEGSSYEYAKAVERVLREIGVELVQIEDWNCCGASAAHSTNHKLAVALPYRNLATARAQGLTEIFAPCPFCSKTHITTNHEITENPALKSEMRSATGLDYDGSLKIINSVAVFDMFMDKLVSKINPERLRGLKVACYYGCLLVRPPKLLKYDNPEQPVMMDQVVAKLGAQPVDWEYKVECCGGGFTICDEPAVLELSRKILEDARDNGARAIIVACQMCQVNLDMRQKNIEKRYNTRFNMPIIYLPQLIGLAMGINPKELGLDVHFVPTEPILK, encoded by the coding sequence ATGAAACTCGGTTATTATCCCGGTTGCGCGTTGGAGGGCAGTTCTTACGAATACGCCAAGGCCGTTGAACGCGTCCTGCGCGAAATCGGAGTGGAACTGGTCCAGATAGAGGACTGGAACTGCTGTGGCGCCTCGGCCGCTCATTCCACTAACCACAAACTGGCTGTGGCTCTGCCTTACCGTAACCTGGCTACCGCCAGGGCCCAGGGCCTGACCGAAATATTCGCTCCCTGCCCGTTCTGCTCCAAAACCCACATCACCACTAACCACGAAATAACCGAAAACCCGGCACTTAAATCCGAGATGCGCTCGGCCACCGGCCTGGATTACGACGGTTCTCTTAAAATAATCAACAGCGTGGCAGTATTTGATATGTTTATGGACAAGCTCGTGTCTAAAATCAACCCTGAGCGCCTGCGCGGCCTCAAGGTCGCCTGTTACTACGGCTGCCTGCTGGTCCGGCCGCCCAAGCTACTCAAGTATGACAACCCCGAACAGCCGGTGATGATGGATCAGGTCGTGGCCAAACTCGGAGCCCAGCCGGTCGACTGGGAATACAAAGTCGAATGCTGCGGCGGCGGCTTCACCATCTGCGACGAGCCGGCCGTGCTCGAGCTCAGCCGCAAGATACTTGAGGACGCCCGCGACAACGGCGCCCGGGCTATCATCGTCGCTTGCCAGATGTGTCAGGTCAATCTTGATATGCGCCAAAAGAATATCGAGAAACGCTACAATACCAGATTCAATATGCCCATTATCTATCTGCCACAGCTTATCGGATTGGCTATGGGCATTAACCCAAAAGAACTCGGCTTGGACGTGCACTTCGTGCCGACCGAACCGATATTGAAATAG
- a CDS encoding 4Fe-4S dicluster domain-containing protein produces the protein MDANLSSIILENGTAWFTDEIISLSGNDLRKCYQCGKCSAGCPMVFQMDYPPSQLIRLCQLGLRDEVLHSSTIWVCLSCITCSTRCPKDVEIAGLMDTCRELAVREGVATKEQKRIQSFHKSFLETIKSYGRLYEMMLVTNYKLRTLDLMQDVFNGPKMFFDGKLKLLPHGVKDKDAVKKIFETFAHKK, from the coding sequence ATGGATGCAAATCTATCAAGCATAATTCTGGAAAATGGCACTGCCTGGTTTACGGACGAGATTATTTCCCTGTCCGGCAACGATTTAAGGAAATGTTACCAGTGCGGTAAGTGTTCGGCCGGCTGCCCCATGGTTTTTCAGATGGATTACCCGCCCAGCCAGCTCATCCGCCTCTGCCAGCTCGGTCTACGCGATGAAGTCCTTCACTCATCTACCATCTGGGTCTGTCTTAGCTGTATCACCTGCTCGACCAGATGCCCAAAGGATGTCGAAATCGCCGGCCTGATGGATACCTGCCGGGAACTGGCCGTCCGCGAGGGTGTCGCTACCAAGGAGCAAAAACGGATTCAGTCATTCCATAAGTCGTTTCTGGAAACCATAAAATCATACGGCCGACTCTACGAGATGATGCTGGTTACAAATTATAAACTTAGGACTCTCGACCTGATGCAGGACGTTTTTAACGGTCCTAAGATGTTCTTCGACGGCAAGCTCAAGCTACTGCCGCACGGAGTGAAGGATAAAGATGCCGTTAAAAAGATATTCGAAACATTCGCTCACAAGAAATAA
- the pyrR gene encoding bifunctional pyr operon transcriptional regulator/uracil phosphoribosyltransferase PyrR — protein sequence MLTTKKSSNKIEQLLKKLASQILADLGKNNSDIALIGIHRRGVPLAQRLRKILGKNSNNIPMGTLDITLYRDDLNTVGPAPIIKGTDIKFDITGKHVILVDDVLFTGRTIRAALDEIMDFGRPKSIKLGVMVDRGHRELPIQADYVGQVIKTTLSDIIKVKVAELDGKDDIVYERKK from the coding sequence ATGTTAACAACAAAAAAATCCAGTAATAAAATAGAGCAGCTGTTAAAAAAGTTAGCCAGCCAAATTTTAGCTGACCTGGGTAAAAACAATTCCGACATCGCGCTTATCGGCATACACCGGCGCGGCGTGCCGTTGGCCCAAAGGCTCCGGAAAATACTCGGCAAAAACTCTAATAATATCCCTATGGGCACCCTGGATATTACCCTCTACCGGGACGATCTCAATACGGTCGGGCCGGCCCCCATCATTAAAGGCACAGATATAAAATTCGACATCACCGGGAAACATGTTATCCTTGTGGATGACGTGCTGTTTACCGGCCGGACCATCAGGGCGGCGCTGGATGAAATAATGGATTTCGGCCGGCCTAAATCAATAAAACTAGGCGTCATGGTCGATCGGGGGCATAGAGAACTACCCATTCAAGCCGATTACGTCGGACAGGTTATCAAAACCACCCTATCAGATATTATAAAAGTCAAGGTGGCCGAACTGGACGGTAAAGACGATATCGTTTATGAAAGAAAAAAATAG